The Streptomyces sp. NBC_00162 sequence AGCGGACGCGGTGACGACTGCCTCGCCAAGTACGTCGAGGCCGCGAAGGGCGTGGCGCTCGACTGCCCGCCCGGCACCGTGATCTCCTACAGCAGCGTCGGCTACAACGTGCTCGGCCGGATCATCGAGGTGGTCACCGGCAAGATCTGGGACCAGGCGCTGAAGGACCTGCTCCTGACCCCGCTCGGCCTGACGCACACCATGACGCTGCCTGAGGAGGCGCTGCGGTTCCGCGCGGCGATGGGGCACTTGGGCGAGCCGGGCCAGGACCCGGACCCTGCACCGGAATGGGACCTGATGCCGCGCTCGGCGGGACCCTACGGCAGGGTCATCGCCACTGCCGGAGACCTCGCCCGGCTCGCGCGGATGCACCTGGCCGGTGGCGTGGCCGAGGACGGCACGCGCGTGCTCTCCGAGGAGACGGTCGCGCTGATGCAGCGCCGGGTGGTGGACTGTCCCGACAAGTGGACGGTCAGCTCGGACGGCTGGGGCCTGGGCTGGACCCTGTACGACTGGAACGGCGTCCAGGGCTACGGGCACGACGGCGCCTCGATCGGGCAGTACGGCTACCTGCGCGTGGTGCCGTCGGCGGGCGTCGCGGTCGCGCTGCTCACCAATGGCGGTGGCGCACGGGAGGTGTACGCGACTCTCTACCGCGAACTCCTCGCCGACCTCGCCGGGGTGACCATGCCGGAGCCCTTCGCCCCGCCCGCCCAGCCGCCCGTGGTCGACTTCGCACGGCTGGTCGGCACGTACCGTCGTGAGGGCGTGGTCATCACCGTGACCGAGCGGGACGGCGCGGGCCACGCGCTGTACGAATTCGTCGACGGCATGAAGGATTTCTCCGAGCCCCTTCAGATCGATCTGCTGCCGGTGACGGAAACGGTCTTCGCCGGTACGGGAGTGGGCGCGGCATTCAGCGAGGACTACACGCCCGTGGTCTTCTCCACGCTGCCCGACGGCACGGGCTGCGTCTACATCGGCATGCGCTGCGGCCCCAAGAGCGCGTAGAACCCGGCTGCGCCGACCGGAGCTCGGGTGGTGGTGAATGGTTCGAGGACGCCGGACTTCGCGGAGATGGGCCAGGACGACTTCCAGCCACAGTCGCCTGCGCAGGGCGGCCTGCGCCGTACGCAGGCCTGCGGCATCAGCACCTGCCGGCGCTGGCCGAGCATGGCGCGGCGTACCGAACCGGGGCTCGAGATCGCCGGCCTCCTGCCGGTGCCCCTCCTGTGAATGAACCGCCCCTACCCGGGCAGGCGCAGTACGGGGCGGGTGGATCCTGGTGCCCCGGTCATGAAGTGGAGGCGAGTTGCGCATGACAGAGAGCGCGAGCCCCTACATGCCCACGGCGCGGGTCACGGTACTCGGCGTGCAGCCCGGTGACCCGCCGTTCCGGATCGTGGAGATCGACGGCGAGGTGGTCAGCACCGCCCGGTCCATGACGGACGTGCTCCTGATCGCCGCGCGCGGCGGCATCACGATCCACGACCTGGACGACCAGGACGAGGTCAGGTGGGTCGGCGGCGGGAAGTTCCGCTGGAGGACACGCTGAAGCGGTGTTCACGCTGTGTGTGCTCACGGGCCGACTACGTGCTCATGAGGCCGTACTGGCCGCGCAGGACCCCGTGGACCGCCAGGACCGGTTCCGTAGCGCCGCCGGGGCGCGGCCGGGTCACGGTGAGTCCGGCGGCCCGTCCACGGTCAGGGACTCAGCGACTGATCTGTAGGTCCGCAAATGGCTGCCGGAGGTGGGCGGGCTGGGGGTACAGGTGTTGAGCTGGTGGGTGAGGGCGTCGCCGAGAGCGGAGTCCAGAGGGCCGGTCTGGTCAATGCCGAGCTGGATGGCCAGGTCCGTGGCGTGGAGGCGAGCGGCGGCTTCCAAGAGTCGGGCGTAGGCGCCGGTGGCGCTGCGGAGGCGGTATCTGGCAGTCAGGGCGAGCACAGCGACGAGCGGGGCAGCAGGCCACCACCATGCACTCAGCGGGGCGTAGAGCAGGGCCCAGCCGCCGACCCTCGACGAGGCGGTCCGGGGCCCGGTCATCAGCTACGGCCCCGACAGCGGCGTGCACGCGTACATCCGCGAGGCCTTCGCCGCGAAGGCACTGAGGCTGGACATCGCCTACGCGACGAACGACGTCGCCCTCCAACTCGCGCTGGTCGCCGAGGGTATCGGCATCGCTCTCACCTCCCACGCAAGTCCGGTCCTCGCCGCAGACCCGCGGTTCGTCGTCGTGCCGCTGGAGCCCGCCATCCGATTGCGGAAGGTGTTCGTATGGCGCGCAGGTACCCGGCCGAGTGCGCCCCTGCGGGCGTTCCTTGACCTGTGGACGGAGCTGTTCGAGTAGCGCGAGCCGTCCGCAAAGAACAGGTCCAGCGCCCCCGGGACACTGCCGCAGCTGCTGGACGCAGCGCGGGTGAGCGCTGCGTCCTCTACACGTCCGCCGTGCACATCACCAGGGCACTTCGCCGGCGTCCTCGAAGAACGTGCCGGTCGGACCGTCGTCGTGCAGCGTGGCGAGTTTGATGGCGATGGCCGCGCCCTGTTCGGGGGTGCGCACGCCGCGGAAGCCGTTGAGGTCAGTCGCGACGTAGCCGGGGCAGCCGGCGTTGATCAGGATGTTCGTGCCGCTCAGCTCGCGGGCGTACTGGAGGGTGACGGCGTTCAGGAAGGTCTTCGATGGCGAGTACGCGACGGCCACCGGCCCCGTCGTCTGCTGCTCAGCAGCGGTTCCCGACTGCCGGGTGAGGGAGCCGACACTGCTGGACATGTTCACGATCCGAGGTGAGGCGGAGCGTCGCAGCAGCGGCAGCATGGCGTTGGTGACGCGGATGACGCCGATCACGTTGGTCTCCACGACCGTACGGATGGTGGCGGGATCGACCCGGGTGGGTTCCTGCGGCATGCCGCCGGTGATGGCGGCGTTGTTGACCAGCACGTCGAGGCGTCCGGCTTGTTTCTCGATCAGTCGTGCGGCGGCGGTCACGCTCGCGTCGTCGGTCACGTCCAGTGGTACGCCGAACGCGTCGACGCCGGCCGCGCGCAGTCTCGCCACGGCGGTAGTACGGCGCTGATCGTCGCGGGCGCCGACGCCGACGCTCCAGCCGAGGGCGCCCAGGCCTGCGGCGATCTCGTAGCCGATTCCCTTGTTCGCGCCGGTGACCAGCGCAATCGTTCGTTCGTTCATGGGGCCATGCTGTCCTCGTGCCCCGGTGGGGGTCCAAGACCGATAAGGTGGTCATCGATACCGGCAGGGTATGGAACCGGATGGGCGTAGCCGTATGGAGACCCGGGAACTGCGATATTTCGTCGCTGTCGCCGAAGAGCTGCACTTCGGGCGCGCCGCGCAGCGGCTCGGGATCTCGCAGCCGCCTCTGTCACGGGCGATCCAGCAGCTCGAACGCCGGCTGGGGGCAGCACTGTTGGATCGGACCAGCCGCACTGTCACGCTGACTGAGGCCGGTTCGGTGCTATTGGCCGAGGGCCGGGCGGCGCTCGAGGCGGTCGACGCGGCCGAGCGCCGGACCCGCCGTGCCGCCCTTTCCGTGCCCGGCCGTCCTGGCCTGGTCCTGGTCGCGAAGGCCAGCGCGTCCCGCGAACTGCTGGCGAAACTGCTCGATGCGTACGCCGCCGAGCCCGGCGCGGTTGCTGTCGACGTCATCCTGTGTGGTCCGGCCCAGCAGGAGCAATTTCTGCGGGAGGGCCGGGCCGACGTGGCGCTGCTGCACCGTCCGTTCGACTCGACGGCCGGGTTCGACACGGAAGAACTCGGCACGGAGAATCAGGTCGTGGTCCTGCCTGCCGGGCATCCGCTCACGGCTCGGCCCCATGTGCGCATGGCCGACATCAGCGGGCTGCCCGGCCTGCCGCTGCCACGCTGGCCCAACCCCGACGGCACCTACCTGCCCGGTCCCGGGCCGCAGGTGCGCGACCACGCGCAGTTGCTGCAGCTCGTCGCGCTCGGCCGTGCTTGCGCGGTCTCTCCGGAGTCGTGCCGAGCCCAATTGCACGATGACCTCGCCGCCGTGCCCGTGCTGGATGCGCCGCCAGTCACCACCGTGATCGCATGGCCGCCGCACAGCCGGTCCAGAGCCGTTGCCGACCTGGTCCGAACCGCGACACATCTCCAGCCGTTGTGTTGACCACGAACCTTGCTGGATCAGGCAGACAGGATGCGTCGTAGGGGACGCGGGTCGTGCCGGAGAACCCAGCGTCGCCGGCGACTTGGACCGGACTTGCCGCAGCCAGAGCCAGGCGGACGGCCCCTGGGCCGTGACCGCCCGGTCCGCTTTACCGCTTGATGCGGTGATGACGACACGAGGCCTGATCTAGGCCACGACCGGTTCCACTCTCCCGGGATCACGTAGGTCGAGGGCCGGCCACGCGCCGGCGCGAGCGATCCCGGCGTCGGTGTCCTCCCGAGCATCCGCGTGCGTGAGGAACTGTTTTTCAGTGCAGGGGAGTTGTCGGCCCGCTGTTCCCGTGAAACCCTTTCAATGTTTGCAGAAAAGTCTTGCATGACGTCACGGTACGGCTTCCATCCGGCCCGGCTCGAGTCGCTCCACGGTCGGGTTGCTCCCCTGAAGAGAAGGAAGAGTTCATGTCGTTCCTGCGGAAGACCAAGCAGCGCCTGGCCGTAGTGGGCGCCTTAGGCGCCCTGGCTGCATCGACGGGCGTCGTGGCGACTGCCACTCCGGCCGCCGCGTTCGCCGGTGTCTTCATCTACGCCAACCCCAATTACTCCATCCCGGTCTACCCCAGCGGCGCTCCCGTCCAGGTCGCCGAGCTCACGGGGTCGGGGAAGGACACCACCTCCTCCATAGGCAACAGCACGAACCTCTCCATGTGCTTCTACGAGCACAAGAACTACGGCGGTCTCGAGTTCAGGATCGGCCCCGGCGAGTGGTGGGCCACGATCCCCTCCTGGATCGACAACAAGATCTCGTCCTACCGGCCCTGCTGACCGAGGGGCACCTGCTCAGGGCTTTGGCGCCGGTCGAGCCGATCGGGTGAACCAGGAACTGCGCGCCTGCGGCAGCCCCGGCTGTACGGCTCCCCGCGGCGAGACTGTGGCCCAGTCTCCGGGAACCGTCTCCACCCACCTCTACCCTCTGCCAGCTCTTCTTTGGAGCCGGAGTGACCTCCCGGGCCGGAACGGTGCGACGCGCTGATGCGCCTGGAGCGGCAGTGCCACCCGGGCGTCCGGCACCCGGAATTACGACAGACAACCGGAGCGGCGAAATCGGCCGCTTTCGTATCTTCGCCGCACGGCCCGAGCGGACCGGTCCCGCAGAGCACTGGAGGAAAGATGACCGACGACGCACCGCGCGGGAATGTCGTGCTCGTCCACGGTGGGTTCGTGGACGGCTCGGGTTGGCAGGGCGTGTACGACGCCCTGAGGGCCGACGGCTACCACGTGTCCGTCGTGCAGAACCCACCCTCTCCCTCGAAGGCGACGTGGCCGCCACCCAGCAGGTGATCGACCGCCTTCCGGGACCGGTGACCCTGGTCGGCCACTCGTACGGCGGCGTCGTGATCACCGAGGCCGGCAACTACCCGAAGGTGAACGCGCTCGTCTACGTTGCCGCGTTCGCCCCCGACAAGGGCGAGTCGGTCAGCACCCTGATCGCCGACCCGCCCCCAGCCGCCCCCGTCCCGCCGATCCTGCCCCCCGACGAGGGCTTCCTCTTCCTCGACCGCGATAAGTTCGCCGACTCCTTCGCCGGCGACCTGCCCCGCGCTCAGGCCGAGTTCATGTCCGACTCTCAGGTCCCGTGGGGCGTGGAAGCGCTGGGCGGCGCGGTGTCCCGGCCCGCCTGGCGGTCCAAGCGGGCCTGGTACCTGATCGCCACTCCTCCAAGCGGTTTCGCAACGACTTCGACAGCCACGCAACAGCGTCAT is a genomic window containing:
- a CDS encoding LysR family transcriptional regulator substrate-binding protein, whose product is MSYGPDSGVHAYIREAFAAKALRLDIAYATNDVALQLALVAEGIGIALTSHASPVLAADPRFVVVPLEPAIRLRKVFVWRAGTRPSAPLRAFLDLWTELFE
- a CDS encoding LysR family transcriptional regulator, whose translation is METRELRYFVAVAEELHFGRAAQRLGISQPPLSRAIQQLERRLGAALLDRTSRTVTLTEAGSVLLAEGRAALEAVDAAERRTRRAALSVPGRPGLVLVAKASASRELLAKLLDAYAAEPGAVAVDVILCGPAQQEQFLREGRADVALLHRPFDSTAGFDTEELGTENQVVVLPAGHPLTARPHVRMADISGLPGLPLPRWPNPDGTYLPGPGPQVRDHAQLLQLVALGRACAVSPESCRAQLHDDLAAVPVLDAPPVTTVIAWPPHSRSRAVADLVRTATHLQPLC
- a CDS encoding SDR family oxidoreductase; translation: MNERTIALVTGANKGIGYEIAAGLGALGWSVGVGARDDQRRTTAVARLRAAGVDAFGVPLDVTDDASVTAAARLIEKQAGRLDVLVNNAAITGGMPQEPTRVDPATIRTVVETNVIGVIRVTNAMLPLLRRSASPRIVNMSSSVGSLTRQSGTAAEQQTTGPVAVAYSPSKTFLNAVTLQYARELSGTNILINAGCPGYVATDLNGFRGVRTPEQGAAIAIKLATLHDDGPTGTFFEDAGEVPW
- a CDS encoding serine hydrolase domain-containing protein; the protein is MSNNVGWDERGNWDATGAWGSRDSAGRNLDLAHWQARLDALRAKHHVPGASLALLVDGTVHELASGVLHRGTGVEATTDSVFRMGSIAKVYTATLIMQLAESGELDLDAPVVDVLPEFSVADPEATRAITTRQLLSHTGGLTCDFTHDSGRGDDCLAKYVEAAKGVALDCPPGTVISYSSVGYNVLGRIIEVVTGKIWDQALKDLLLTPLGLTHTMTLPEEALRFRAAMGHLGEPGQDPDPAPEWDLMPRSAGPYGRVIATAGDLARLARMHLAGGVAEDGTRVLSEETVALMQRRVVDCPDKWTVSSDGWGLGWTLYDWNGVQGYGHDGASIGQYGYLRVVPSAGVAVALLTNGGGAREVYATLYRELLADLAGVTMPEPFAPPAQPPVVDFARLVGTYRREGVVITVTERDGAGHALYEFVDGMKDFSEPLQIDLLPVTETVFAGTGVGAAFSEDYTPVVFSTLPDGTGCVYIGMRCGPKSA